In Telopea speciosissima isolate NSW1024214 ecotype Mountain lineage chromosome 10, Tspe_v1, whole genome shotgun sequence, the DNA window TGTAAGATTtgcttttccctttttgttttataactttcttttgggttttttctcacAATCTCAGTAGACCTTTCTGATCTGCATTAAAAGTGAATTTTTGCAAAGCCTGGACAGACCCATTATTGCCTCATTATTGGCGTTTTGATTCAATACTGTGCCAGTGGATTTGATTGGGGAAAGAGGGAGTTTCAGCTAGCCCTTCTGCTGAAGTTGCTTTCAAAGGTTGTTTCTTCTAGTAAtttcccccctttcttcttcttgcttcttgaGTTCATGTTCATTTCATCCTTGAAGATGTAGGTTCTTTGTAAATTGTGTTTTCCCCCCTTTCTTGACTTTGATTCTTATTTCTGGTTAGTGGTTGAGGTTACCTCGATTTGGGTTTGTTTCAACATTCAATAAATTTTCCTCCAACATTTCTGGTTGATATTACTGTAATATTTGGTTATTATTATCACCTGGATTTCTGGTTTCTTGGCTCATATTGTCTCCGTTAATGctggtttttgggttttcttgggTCTTGGTTTATTGAAAATGTTTGGGTACATTCATGCTTTTCCGTCTCATTTTGGAGGGTTGCTGCAACTTGgagtttaaaaacaaaaaaaaaaaattctccttttttgggttttggtttggacAGGGGAATGCAGTCCATTAGtttgattttcttcttgttgtttgaACTTGTTCTTGGGAAATTAGACTCAGATGCTCTTTTGGAGTTGAAGAAAGGAATTGAGAAGGATCCTCTGGGGCGGGTTCTTAGTTCTTGGGATGGAAACTCTGTGGCATCCAATGGTTGCCCTCAAAACTGGTATGGTATCAGTTGTAGTGAGGGTCAAGTGACATCCATTACACTGAATGATCTGGGATTGATCGGAAATTTCCAGTTTTCTGCACTTAGTGGTCTCAAAATGCTACAGAACTTGACAATTTCGAACAACCAGTTGACTGGGATTATCTTGGGCATTGGCTCAATCGGTTCGCTGGAAATTTTGGATGTTTCACGCAATTCATTTCATGGTTCTGTTCCATCGGACttgaagaatttgaagaatTTAGTTCTTCTTAATCTCTCCTCCAACAATTTAGTTGGCACAATTCCACCTAGTTTTGGAGAGCTGGAGCAGTTGAAGGATCTAGATTTGCATTCTAATAGCTTTACTGGCGATATCAGTGATCTTATCATGCAGCTGCAGATTGTGGTGTTTGTTGATCTCAGTGGCAATAAGTTCTCTGGATCTCTTAATTTCGATCTCGGGAACTCCACATTTGTTTCCACAGTTCAGTATTTAAACCTTAGTCACAATGCCTTGGTTGGGGAGCTCTTTGCTCGTGATGGGATGCCTTATTTTGACCAATTGGAGGTGTTTGATGCTAGTTGTAATCAGCTTAGTGGTCAGATCCCTTCCTTCAATTTTGTAGTTTCTCTTCGGATTCTGCAGCTTCGTAGCAACCAGTTCTCTGGGTCTCTGCCAGAAGCTTTACTGCAGGAAAGCTCAATGCTCCTGACTGAGCTTGATCTCAGCCTTAACCAGCTCAAAGGTAAGTTGATTCTAATAGCTtgcatttttcatttcatgaaTGCTGATAAACAGTTCTCAGATGCATGAGGAAATAACGACAATTATTTTCAGACATTTTGCAATCAAATTTCCTTTGCTTATCAGTAATGTGTAGATTTTGTTTACTTGGCCTCACATCCACCATAAAGCTTGTGAGAACTTGCCCTAATTTAAGGGAAGTGGATACCAACTTGGCAAATGGTGGTAAATTGCAACCTGTTTTAAACAAGGAGTCACTTCTCATATGTTGAGAACCTTATTCAGGATTagatatttgtttttttaaataaataaaagtcttGTTAATTGAAAATCTAGATTGATTTCATGGATTAAGGATAGTACCCTTCTCACCCAAATTCCCTTTTAACAACAGAGCGCAGCATATTGAGACCTCACAAGCTGAGAAAACTTCAACTAAACTTTTCCCTCATCTCTTTAATGAATTACAGTGGCAAATGCTTAGATCACACAACCTTGTTAAGATACTTATCAAATAATACTCATCATTTTTTGATGAGTACGAAGATTATCTTCTTTGAAGGAACCTGTAGCTGTTGACTAGCTTGAATGATCTAAATTGGTGTAAATCatatttgattttcatttaaatgTAACGAAAACTTCCACGTCTTTATCCTAGGTATACCATACTTACATAATTAGATATTAAAAACATATTTAATTTGTCATTGCTAATGACCTATAAATGGTCGATTTGTATGCGGATTCTGTTTCCTTGCTACTGTATAACATTACAAATGGTTTGcaacaatttttagaaaatgatATTTGTTTTGATCTTTATGGAATTGCTTAATCCAATGCTTTCTTTTGTTGCTTTATATCCATTTTGAAATTCTTTTCTCATTGGCAGGTCCACTAGGAAGTATCACCTCTGTAACTCTGAAGAATCTCAACCTCTCCTCAAATAAACTATCTGGCTCCTTGCCGGTAAACGTAGGGCACTGTGCCATTGTAGATTTGAGCAATAATATGTTTTCGGGGAACTTGTCCAGAATTCAGACTTGGGGGAATTATGTGGAAGTTATTCATCTAAGTTCGAACGCGTTGACAGGAACCCTTCCAAACAGAACTTCTCAGTTCTTGAGGCTGAACACTTTCAAGGTATCCAACAACTCATTAGAGGGGTCTCTTCCACCTGTATTGGGGACATACCCAGAACTAAATGTGATTGACCTTAGTCTCAACCAGCTTAATGGGTTTCTTCTACCAGGTTTGTTCAAATTGACTGATTTAAATCTTTCGGGGAACAGCTTCACAGGTCCCATCCCACTTCAAGATATTGCTTCCATATATCCCACCCAAAATTTGAGTCTGGTGTCCCTTGATCTGTCAGCTAACTCATTAAGTGGCATTTTGCCAGCAAAAATCAGTAGACTCCGTAGTTTGCTGTATCTTGATTTATCTCGGAACAACTTTGAGGGAAGTATCCCTGTTGATCTGCCGGATGTGCTTAAAGGATTCAATGTTTCTTACAACAATCTATCTGGTATTGTACCTGACAACTTGATGAGGTTCCCTGATTCTTCATTCCATCCGGGAaatttcttacttttatttCCAAACTCATCTTCCTCACCAACGAATGTTCCTGAGATTCCTTTACAGGGGAAGCGTGCTTCCCATATGAGACCTGCTATCAAAGATGTTCTAATCGTATGTTTGGTTAGTGGGGCTGCGGTGATAGCTCTCTTGGCCTTCATAATTTACTATAGGTTCTGTACACAAGAATGTGGAGGGAGGAGGCGGAGCAGTCCTAATAAAAATTTTGGAAGAAAAGATGTTCGAGAGGGGGGATCTCCTGTTCATATCCATGGGCTTCATGATAATGTAGATCCAGCTCCAGCTTTAAAATTTCCTCCAGATCATTTACTTTCTTCACAAAAGGGTTCTATGCACGAGCATGGGAGCACATCAATTGTAGGAGCATCAGGTCTAGGTGCTACTGAGGCAGTAATGAAAGAGCAAGCGGTATCTTCTCCTATATCTCTCTTCTCATCTCCATCCCCTTCTAAGGATCCGCATCTGTCTGAGAATCCCACTGTGTTCAAGGTTTGTAATCCAGATAGATTGGCTGGAGATCTACATCTTTTCGACAGCTCACTTTTGTTCAGCGCAGAAGAGCTTTCGCGTGCACCAGCAGAAATTATTGGTAGAAGTTGCCATGGCACGTCCTACAAAGCTACACTTGACAGTGGTCATGTATTGGTTGTGAAGTGGCTTAGGGAAGGTATAGCAAAAGGCAAAAAAGAATTTGCAAGGGAAGCAAAGAAGCTGGGGTGTATAAGACATCCAAATATAGTTTCTTTGCGGGGTTACTACTGGGGCACGAAGGACCATGAGAAGCTGATTATATCAAATTATGTCTGTGCATCGTGTTTGGACATCTATCTATATGGTaatattttcctctttctctgATATTCCATTAAAGTCCATCCAGCTAAGAAATCGATTTATTTCTTGGACAAACTAAAGGCAATGTTTTAAAACCCGACTCAGAGATAGTCCTGAAAAGGGTTTGGGGTCAAATCAAAATGGTCTGTCTGTTGGGTTGAGTTGATGACATTCCAAAATAATAACATATAAGGCGTGCATGTTGCATTTATGTTATTTATGAACATGAATTCATAGTCATGCTTATTATTCTAGATGGAAATTTAACTATTATAGATATCTAGTAATTACTTATCTATTGTTTCTATTTATTAATAAGGGGTGccaatttttcaaatttttgaaaCAAGTACTTGgtcaccatcaagtttggataGATTTTTGAACTTTGACAATGTGATTGTTTATTAAGGAAGAACTGATTCATACTCCCTTTAACAAAGGTGTAAGGGATTCCTCCTCACCTGTTTTCATTATTTCCAtgagttataaataaagagtagggGATCATACCCTCTTCTAACAACTTGAATAATTTGTTAAGCTTATATGCTTGCTGATTTTTGTGAGATTCAGAACTCTTGCTGTGAGATGTGGTGAAACCCTTGGTGTGGGATGCCAACTTGACTAGTGAGCTGCTAGTCAAGTTCTTGGTGCTAGTCAAGTTCTTGGTGGGAACCCATCTTCTTCTATTGCAtatcttctatcttcttttccttctagtttctatttctattccttcttattttgtttccttaatTACTGATTTCATTCccaactttttattttatttatacttGTTATTTCTTCGCTTTGGCTGTTGTTTCTACTGTTTCTAACCGCACGCTTCTAAATTTAGCCACTTTCTATTTTCACAACTCCTTGATATCTTCCAATCTAACCATTGGATTCACTTCTAATTATGGCAACCCACTTTCGTAATAGCCTCATTAGACCGTACATCTCTCTTGGTATATCCAGATAATAGGTAGGAGCATAAACTGAAACATTCTGGAGCTTCCTCACACCTAATACGCCTTGTGATCAGAGTTGCAGCCAGATTTGATCATCCTTTGACcaggttgctgatatttctCTTTTGGAGGGTTATTGAGAGACCTGCTGTTCTCGATCTGTGTTGGCCATTGGGCCCCAGCTTTGGGTAATTAAATAGCCATTATGTAGTATTAGAGCTTTCTAGGTGATAACTGAGCCACAATGTTGATGGGACGATATCAAGGGTTGCTGAATTTTACCTCCGGGTTGAAGGATGATTGTGTGGATCTGAATCGGCATCATTACAGAACTTGTGaatgagtatttttttttttcaagatggaGAGGGTTGGTGCGGTTCAAAAGAGCAAGGAATCCAGCAGCAAACCGAGTCATCAAACTGACCATTAATTGGctaatatatttaattttgaGTGTCCAATGGGTATATGGGTCATGGGTttagtatttttgggtttatattGTGATGGGGCAAATCTATATGGCAAAATATAAGAAATCTAAGCCCTTTACGGGATTAGTGTTAGTTTCTATTAATAAGTTGTATTCTTTATTTACTAGTGTTTCTAGAAGGCTTGACAGATGTTCTACATTTCAgcccctagtttctattttgtaatgttctagaatagtttctcatggaaacagcctctccgcgaagcgggggtaaggctgcgtacatttgcccctcccagaccttTTCAGTAGCAgcagccttgtgcactgggacgctctagaatagtttctatttttaaaaaatattgagGTTGTAAGGGACTCCTCGTTCCATGCATGGTGGTTTCTTATTTTGCTTATTTCCatcaagttataaataaagagtagggCATCATACCCACTACCAAGGATTTAAACATGTTAAGCTTATTTTTGCTCatttctgtgagattcagaacTCCTTCGCTGTGAGTTGCGATGGAGCCCTTGTTGGGATGCCAAGTTGGACCAGTAATGCTAGTTTAGTTCTAGGTGGGAAGCATAGTTCATATCCTTCATCTTCTATCATCTTGTCCttgtagtttctatttctattccttcatcttattttgtttcattcaccacttttcattttgtttaCACTTTATCTTCACTTTAGTTgctgttttctgtttttaacattaaatttctaaattttagccactttctattttcataactCTTTGCTATCTTACAATCTAACCGTCAGATAAACTTCTAATTTTGGCAACCCATTCCTCACACCTAATAGGCCTTGTGAACAGAGTTGCAGCCAGATCTGATCATCCTTTGACTAGGTTGCTGATATTGCTCTTTTAGAGGGTTATTGAGAGACTTGCTGTTCCAAATATTTGTAGGCTATTGGTTCCCAGCTTTGGGTAATTAGTTAACCATTACCGTATGGCCTGCTCTGGGCTCCAAAACTATTATCTGTGGGGCTCATATTGTCAAGTGATGTAAATGCATGGTGGATAGGGCTTATCCTTTTGATGGACTATTTTCAAGGATCTCTTTGACCAAAATTAGATTCAAATGGATAGTTTTAGTCATTGGATCAAATTGATGATTTAAGCTATCTGATGTCATATTCTTTTTTATGCTTAGAGTAAAATATTAAATATAGTAGGCGAGCCAGTTAAAGGTCAGGGGTCAAATTTAAGATCATCCAATTCAAGTGGAGTGCTGAACTGATACCACCCCTGAATGACAGATCCATTCAACACCTCTTTCATGTTTACAATCATCTCACTATATCTATATTAGATTTCCTAACTTTTTTTCGCTATGCTGACCATATGCTTTGTGTATTCCTTCAAGCTGCTGTGCTTAACTTTCTTCCTTGAATATGACGTGCTCATTTTTctcatgttattttatttttatttcaatatatgGTCCATGATCAATCAGAAATAAAGAAACTATGATGTTGCTTGGATATCTCAATGTTCAACTCCATCTTAAGCTTTTGGATTATGATCTTCAAAGCTAAGATGCAGATACGTGTGTCCTGAAACAGCTGTTCTTGGAATTTAtttattgcatatttgcatCCTGGAAATTTGCAAGTTTTAATTGCAAATCCTACAGTTAAGTTTTTTGGGTAACTGTCCCCCATTCCCCAGTCTCTCCACTCAGACCATCTTCAGTTGCTTATTTTTAGTCAGTGAATGAGGGTTGGAAAAATGCATCTGGTGTCCTAGATTTCTTAACCAATTTTGTCTGGGAGATAAAAGCCTGAGATTCCTCTGCCTCGACCATATCTTTTCTGGAGGAGACACATCCTATAGGCCTATTACTAGATTGAACCTGATGAGTGCATGAGCTGTAGACCTCTCTATGGGCCTGCCCCATGTATTTCTTGAACATTCACAAAGAATGCAGTGTGATGGATGAACTATAGTCATACGTGTTCCATTCCCCATGTACTTTCAGAAAATCTGCAAAGAATGCAATGTGAGAGATGATTGTGGTCGTTTGACCTGACCAATTGTATTAGAactaaaacaccaaattggaaTGCATGTGATGGAACTCTGTACCCTTTTTGCTTGTGTGCTACATGTGCAGCACGTTGGGGAACTCTCATTCAATGGTGAAACTCATATTTCTCATCCCAAAAtgttaatgaaaattttaattctGAGCTTTCTGTGTTGTGCAGATAATGAGCCAAGAAAATTCCTACCCCTGTGCCTTGACCAACGTCTCAAGATTGCTACAGATGTGGCCCGCTGCCTCAACTATCTCCATAGCGAGAGAGCCATTCCTCATGGCAACCTAAAATCAGCCAACATTTTATTGGAACCTCCTAGCCTGAACATACTCCTTACTGATTATAGTCTCCACCGCATAATGACTCCGGCTGGCACAGCTGAGCAGGTTCTAAATTCAGGTGCTCTTGGATACCGGCCACCTGAATTTGCTAGCTCAAGTAAGCCCTGCCCATCATtgaagagtgatgtctatgcttttggggtaattttgttGGAGCTCCTGACCGGAAAAAGCGCTGGAGAGATAATATCAGGGCATCAAGGGGTGGTTGATCTGACAGACTGGGTGAGATTATTGGCAGCTGAAAACCGCTCAGCTGAGTGTTTTGACAAGCTGATTGCTAGCACCAGTAGTGTCCATGGCCTGGCAAGAGGTTTGGATCACATGCTACAGGTGGCTCTAAGGTGTATTCTTTCAGCCTCTGAAAGACCCGATATGAAAACAGTATTAGAAGAACTCTCCTCTATAGTGTTATAGAAGGTCCCAGTTGCAAGCCTCTTGGGAATCTGCATGCAGCAATCACTGAACATAAGTCCTAGTGGTAGTTCTTGATACTAACACCATTGATTAGTTCCTTTTTTTAGGGTCTGCATCTTTCCCCCTTTGATTGAGTTGGTCTAACCTTCCTTATTAATTGATCTTGAGAATAATGTCTTAGGATTTGTTTTTTGTAATACCCATGGGAAGGAAATTGAGGTTCTCAGATGGGTTTTATGTGGTCTTCAGTCTTGAGTGGGTGTTGAATGACTTGTGGGGAGAATTAGTGGGATAATATTGTATTCTGTTGTGAGGTCGTTTTTGTGTACATTTTACAAtattgtttgaaattttttttgtagatgcccctgatctcattgatcttgTAATTTTTTGATTCCTTGCAGATGGTTTAACATTTAATTATCCCACATTACCTGTGGTCACTTTCCTGATTTTGATAGTTTTTCTAGTAAATGAAGACATGGATCTGTAACATATACATATACTATGGGTTTGAGCCCCAAGAGTTCTGGATCCGCTGAAATTTGACTTGAGAGTTGAGAATGAAGGAAGACTATCATTTCTTGATTTGGGTGCCCACCCATGTGTGGGAGTAAATGACTTGCTCTCATAAACTGTTGAAGCACATGGGGCTAAGTGTTAGCCaatgggtgggtgggtgggtgggggacCCAGGACTGAGGGATCGAGTTGGATCACCCTTCCAATGTAAATCCATTAAGAAGGGGGCCAATCCAATAGATGGATGGCTCACAAGTAAGGTTCTCAATGGGTCAGGGAATCAAATCCAATCACCCTTATCCCATTTAATTGGAATAGGAAATGAACCAATCCAGTCTGGTATATTGACAGATCATTATGTAGTGCAACTTGGGCAAGCTAGGTTgtgtttttcaaaacccaaccCCAGCCCAAGGTTACTTATCCCAACTCAAGCTTGGCCCTACTAGACCTTAGGATAGGAAACCCTAACTAGTATAATCCAGCCCAGTATGAAAAGCCAACTCcaaaagtgtttcaagtaaaggGTGCATCTTGTTATTACCAAAGTGATGAACTGAGAAGTTGTAACTTTCTTCTGGAtgccttttgttttgtttctaaaagttatttaagttagagataaaaaagaatttaaaaaaaaaaaaaatcatgtgaaattatagaagTTACCCTCATTGAAACAAGTGTTTTATACTACAAGGGCAAAAAAGTTAGGGTacttctttttcaccaactttgattacaataagattttcccttaaataattaaataaatagacAAGGGTTTCCTTGTCTAGCACCCatcatatttataaaaaattggATGGAATACAATTATTAGGTTGGGGGTATTTCAGACACTTTGTCTATAAGGAGAGTAATTATATCATTTACAATTTATTATTTCCACTTCCCACCCCATGGACTCTCTTTTTGGTCAGCAGAGtatagaactttttttttttattataatatctAAGACCTAGTTTTTGTTCACCCTTAATGAAccaagaatctcttcatccatcacCTTTATTTCGATTGGACGAGACTCTTGGACAGTGGAACGAAGGGCATTTGGTACTTTATATTACAAGAGTAATTATGACAATGATTCTCTAAGAATTTCTTCACTCTTCACTCTTTCACCTACACTCTTCACCTAGTGGGTGAAGAAAAAGTTTCTCCTAATATCTACCTCTGTCTATATCTATTGATCTTTCTCCTAAAAAGGACTGAGTTTCTctacacccatggtgaagaaggAATCTCCACATCTAAGGATATATTACCCTTTGGATTAGCATGGAATATTACGAATTATGTTTTGTTGACTACTAACATGTGTATTGATTGATGAAAAAACATTATCTTAAACATAAACAATTGGCCTAATCAAGTAGATGAGAAAACATCATTCTAGTTAATACTTCCAAAGTATCAAGTGTTAGAATTATATATGCAATATAATTCCATATTCCctattatggactaatattaaataaaatgaaactcaggctaattatggtattggtctaattaagggggtcattgagttatattaggaatcctatgtggactggctttagtgtgggcagatagatttctattgggactgtgatgagtcagaccttatagggattactatataaggagagcaaTGTCCCCCCCCTCTACCaataacaactaattattctcaatcactattgaggagtgcattccgaaaagagagggagatattcagtgtttaTCGTCCCGgcgcatacggtattctcatcaagccagttactttgggaaaaGACGGGaaacacctagatctttgttctttatttttcgctgcaatcatcatcagtATGGATgtgaaacaaggttggtggtacTATccttgttttctattatttatttgattgtgttcttgaacgccccatggagatcctggcttttgggattttgtccctattcagatcgatttattctaacttgtggtatcagagcctccatagatccgttcttaaacctatatggattcaaaatcaTAGAACATGCTGAGGGAATCAAAAAATTTTcgattcgaatcaaggtttttagggttttttcaattttttagaaaacccgTACGAACACCGGCATTCTGTCGAATTTTTTCTCTGACGAAAGTCGAATATGATCACATAGGTGGATAGAgcataaaaaatcaaaaatttcgGTATGTGGATCGTCGCTGGCTGCCGCCAGACGCGCCCTCACTTGTCGGCGGCAATGGCGAGTGGATCTCACTCTCCGgttgggtaaaaaaaaaaaaaaaaaaaaaaggatttttcaGGGTTTGCTATTGTGCGCCCCTGACAGTTATACAGACCTGCTAACGTGCGCCTACCGGGTCGGGTCAACCCTATTTCTGACCCGATGGCCGGACCCAGTGACCCGAATTACTGACCCTGTTGGGTTGACCCAAACCCGATTGGACCGGTCTTGAACCAGGTTTGCTTCAGAATTGGTTTGGTTGACCTGAACCGGTTTGACCATACGGACTGGTCAAACCAGTACAGTCAACCATTTTTCGCCTAAAACTTTGACCGGCCTTTCTGGGGGTtacgagactccgtttggggtcctGTTTTTGCGTTAGCTCTGTTTTactgtgctctacacagtggtaCCCTCTAttttgatcagatatgcatattttaaatatttttggtattctatTTATGCATGCTCTTTTCTGAAATTTGTCGGTTCGttccattgggaaccgaactaattttctgacttgctggaatacctactttGATGAACAATACTGTTGGCttatttgtgttaattttgagacattaggccccttgtcataaattataaaatatcacaaattgtttaaggatgtaagtaattttgaaaaatccaaagagagggttccatgggttcgacaggatgcagccaccaaagcgaccttccttgttggatttgtgaaacaccggtctcatacagttatgggatgtccttcaactctgatgtatggtcatacacccaaaggtggtggtcatgtattggtacttgaagggatacatatacagtatgcatgtgaataggctgaccctagagttctgcacacccaaaggtggtggattttgaaagttgagttgtattcccatggccactggtatgtaggaatttttacaattttatattgggaattcagcccaaaggtgttttcacaacgatgtgtgtaaaattctcattagcttataaggCTTCAAGCTATACTTAcatcatgctgattattgtactgttcattgtttaaattttcagttacTTTTTCAGTCAAcaataacatggtcactattgagattcttactgggtcaaattttaagaagtggaaagaggacattatgtttgccatggagatggcgaatgtgcatacgtcccttgttatagataaaccaatggacctaaCAGATGATAGTACTGATGATGAAAAATCTGTGCATTCT includes these proteins:
- the LOC122642753 gene encoding probable inactive receptor kinase At5g10020, whose translation is MQSISLIFFLLFELVLGKLDSDALLELKKGIEKDPLGRVLSSWDGNSVASNGCPQNWYGISCSEGQVTSITLNDLGLIGNFQFSALSGLKMLQNLTISNNQLTGIILGIGSIGSLEILDVSRNSFHGSVPSDLKNLKNLVLLNLSSNNLVGTIPPSFGELEQLKDLDLHSNSFTGDISDLIMQLQIVVFVDLSGNKFSGSLNFDLGNSTFVSTVQYLNLSHNALVGELFARDGMPYFDQLEVFDASCNQLSGQIPSFNFVVSLRILQLRSNQFSGSLPEALLQESSMLLTELDLSLNQLKGPLGSITSVTLKNLNLSSNKLSGSLPVNVGHCAIVDLSNNMFSGNLSRIQTWGNYVEVIHLSSNALTGTLPNRTSQFLRLNTFKVSNNSLEGSLPPVLGTYPELNVIDLSLNQLNGFLLPGLFKLTDLNLSGNSFTGPIPLQDIASIYPTQNLSLVSLDLSANSLSGILPAKISRLRSLLYLDLSRNNFEGSIPVDLPDVLKGFNVSYNNLSGIVPDNLMRFPDSSFHPGNFLLLFPNSSSSPTNVPEIPLQGKRASHMRPAIKDVLIVCLVSGAAVIALLAFIIYYRFCTQECGGRRRSSPNKNFGRKDVREGGSPVHIHGLHDNVDPAPALKFPPDHLLSSQKGSMHEHGSTSIVGASGLGATEAVMKEQAVSSPISLFSSPSPSKDPHLSENPTVFKVCNPDRLAGDLHLFDSSLLFSAEELSRAPAEIIGRSCHGTSYKATLDSGHVLVVKWLREGIAKGKKEFAREAKKLGCIRHPNIVSLRGYYWGTKDHEKLIISNYVCASCLDIYLYDNEPRKFLPLCLDQRLKIATDVARCLNYLHSERAIPHGNLKSANILLEPPSLNILLTDYSLHRIMTPAGTAEQVLNSGALGYRPPEFASSSKPCPSLKSDVYAFGVILLELLTGKSAGEIISGHQGVVDLTDWVRLLAAENRSAECFDKLIASTSSVHGLARGLDHMLQVALRCILSASERPDMKTVLEELSSIVL